A single Planctomycetaceae bacterium DNA region contains:
- a CDS encoding Gfo/Idh/MocA family oxidoreductase produces the protein MSEKVCRWGILSTAGIAQKNWHSIANSGNGQVVAVASRSIEKAQRFIDECSASVPVPQDVKAYGSYEELLADPGIDAVYVPLPTGLRAEWVIRAADAGKHVMVEKPCGVAAENLRTMIDACERNQVQFMDGVMFMHSDRMAAMREALDDGRSVGTIRRIASQFSFCAPDEWVASNIRATSSLEPAGCLGDLGWYTIRFTLWVMKYEMPTEVRGRILHGTKRSDSPEEVPMEFQGELHFASGVSATFYNSFRTENQQWVNVSGTQGYLHVEDFVLPQFGSEVSFTTSSHKFVVDGCRFNMEGHTKRTAVREYSNNMPQAQEANLFRNFASLVLSGKRDNHWPEIALKTQLVMDAALNSARNGGMAVAPEI, from the coding sequence ATGTCTGAAAAGGTCTGCCGCTGGGGAATCCTGAGTACCGCTGGTATTGCACAAAAAAACTGGCACTCGATCGCTAATTCAGGCAATGGACAAGTGGTCGCCGTGGCCAGCCGTTCCATTGAAAAGGCTCAGCGGTTTATCGACGAGTGTTCGGCGTCGGTGCCAGTTCCGCAGGATGTCAAAGCTTACGGCAGCTACGAGGAGCTTCTTGCCGATCCCGGTATCGATGCCGTTTATGTACCTCTGCCAACGGGGCTGCGAGCAGAATGGGTGATTCGAGCAGCCGATGCTGGCAAACATGTCATGGTTGAGAAACCCTGTGGTGTTGCCGCGGAAAACCTGCGAACGATGATCGATGCCTGCGAACGCAACCAGGTTCAGTTCATGGACGGCGTCATGTTTATGCATAGTGATCGCATGGCCGCGATGCGGGAAGCACTGGACGATGGTCGGTCTGTCGGAACCATCCGACGCATTGCCAGCCAGTTCAGCTTCTGCGCACCGGATGAATGGGTTGCCAGCAATATTCGAGCAACTTCGAGCCTGGAGCCGGCGGGGTGCCTGGGAGATCTTGGCTGGTACACAATTCGATTTACATTGTGGGTGATGAAATACGAAATGCCGACCGAGGTCCGCGGGCGAATTCTGCACGGCACAAAACGATCCGACAGTCCGGAAGAAGTGCCGATGGAATTCCAGGGCGAACTTCATTTCGCAAGCGGAGTTTCAGCCACCTTTTACAATTCCTTCCGAACGGAAAACCAGCAATGGGTGAATGTCAGCGGGACTCAGGGGTACCTGCATGTTGAAGATTTTGTCCTGCCGCAATTTGGAAGTGAGGTGAGTTTTACCACCAGCAGTCACAAGTTTGTGGTCGATGGCTGCCGCTTCAATATGGAGGGGCACACAAAACGAACCGCGGTGCGGGAATACAGCAACAATATGCCGCAGGCTCAGGAAGCGAACCTGTTCAGAAATTTTGCGTCTCTTGTGCTGAGCGGCAAGCGAGACAACCATTGGCCGGAGATCGCGCTGAAGACTCAACTGGTGATGGACGCCGCGCTGAATTCGGCTCGCAACGGTGGCATGGCTGTCGCACCTGAGATTTGA
- a CDS encoding CCA tRNA nucleotidyltransferase: MHHSFFENPDLQSPQAQFALNIVLRLREAGFQALWAGGCVRDGLLGKIPKDFDVASDARPEQVIELFGRRRTVAVGASFGVVMVLGPNREAGQVEVATFRSDGQYLDGRRPQSVRFCSAEEDAQRRDFTINGMFYDPVDRCVLDYVDGRRDLADGIVRAIGDAGDRFTEDKLRMLRAVRFAATFGFDLADSTKGAVTSLSHQITQVSFERITQELKRMLSHQKRALAFRLLFETKLLGVLFPWFDAFSTDVAQLILSHLHDSSFESSLAAMFRTGLLNKYGRSQRIDAVKEECKRFKLSNAETDTILWLIESMELMDRVSSLPLHQLKPLLASNNCELLLSLSEATSLASGQTPSSSRFCRQYLGAVDRSLLDPPVLITGADLHAMSVPSGPRFREILGCVRNLQLDEQITSREDALREARRLAAELSR; this comes from the coding sequence ATGCACCATTCGTTCTTTGAAAACCCCGATCTTCAGTCGCCTCAGGCTCAGTTTGCGCTGAACATTGTGCTCCGTTTGCGTGAAGCCGGATTTCAGGCGCTTTGGGCTGGCGGATGTGTCAGAGACGGCTTGCTTGGAAAGATTCCAAAGGATTTCGACGTTGCATCCGATGCACGGCCGGAACAGGTCATCGAACTCTTTGGCAGACGCCGTACGGTGGCCGTGGGAGCAAGTTTTGGCGTTGTGATGGTGCTGGGGCCGAATCGCGAAGCAGGCCAGGTGGAAGTCGCAACATTCCGCAGCGACGGGCAGTATCTGGACGGCAGGAGGCCCCAATCGGTCCGGTTCTGTTCTGCCGAGGAAGATGCGCAGCGTCGCGATTTTACCATCAACGGCATGTTCTATGACCCGGTCGATCGATGCGTTCTGGACTATGTGGATGGCCGGCGGGACCTGGCCGACGGTATCGTTCGAGCGATTGGCGATGCGGGCGATCGATTTACCGAAGACAAACTCAGGATGCTTCGGGCGGTGCGTTTCGCGGCGACTTTTGGATTCGACTTAGCGGACTCGACCAAAGGTGCTGTCACCAGTCTTTCTCATCAAATCACCCAGGTCAGCTTCGAACGTATCACTCAGGAGCTGAAACGCATGTTGTCGCACCAGAAGCGAGCATTAGCGTTTCGCCTGTTGTTCGAAACAAAACTGCTGGGGGTGCTTTTCCCATGGTTTGACGCGTTCAGTACTGATGTCGCGCAACTGATCCTGAGTCATCTGCATGACAGCAGTTTTGAGTCGTCATTGGCAGCGATGTTCAGAACGGGTCTTCTGAACAAGTATGGTCGGAGTCAGCGCATTGATGCGGTAAAAGAAGAATGCAAACGATTCAAGCTCTCCAACGCGGAGACGGATACGATCCTGTGGCTCATCGAATCGATGGAACTTATGGATCGCGTGTCCAGTCTTCCGCTTCATCAGCTCAAGCCGCTGCTTGCCAGTAACAATTGTGAGCTGCTGTTATCGTTGTCGGAGGCAACCAGTCTTGCGAGCGGACAAACTCCCTCGTCGAGCCGGTTTTGTCGACAGTATCTTGGTGCTGTGGACCGCTCGTTATTGGATCCGCCGGTGTTGATCACTGGCGCTGATCTGCATGCGATGTCCGTCCCGTCCGGGCCTCGATTCCGAGAGATTCTGGGCTGTGTGCGGAACCTGCAGCTGGATGAACAGATTACATCGCGTGAAGATGCGCTTCGAGAAGCGCGGCGTCTGGCTGCTGAACTTTCCAGGTAA
- a CDS encoding calcium/sodium antiporter, translated as MGPRCVLTVQTLQQWSVYGVAGIHSIISELPLTVLILIVGLVILTVGAEVLVRGASRLAIACRISPLVVGLTVVAFGTSAPELVVSMRSALGGDPEVAVGNVVGSNIANVLLILGLAALITPLTVSQQLIRLDVPLMIAASMAVAVMAWDGNISQMEGAVLFAALIWYNVWVVRKSRQESKAIEEEYAREFGSVPPDGATSKMILTNALLLVAGLVMLVVGANMFVSSAVTIARTLGVSELVIGLTLVAVGTSLPEVATSLVAAYRGERDIAVGNVVGSNLFNILCVLGLTGTCVKGGIPIPESAVTFDIPVMILVSLACLPVFVAFHQIARWEGLLFLLYYIAYNANIALTAMNSPKVEALHFAVMWIAAPITVIAFILNYGFHRATNRPPDAPQE; from the coding sequence ATGGGCCCGCGCTGTGTTCTGACTGTTCAAACACTGCAACAATGGTCGGTCTATGGTGTTGCAGGCATTCATTCCATAATTTCGGAGCTTCCGTTGACCGTTCTGATACTCATAGTCGGCCTGGTGATTCTGACGGTTGGCGCTGAAGTTCTGGTTCGAGGAGCATCCCGACTGGCTATTGCCTGCAGGATCTCGCCGCTGGTTGTAGGATTGACGGTTGTTGCGTTCGGCACCAGCGCACCCGAATTGGTTGTCAGCATGCGGTCGGCATTGGGCGGCGATCCCGAGGTCGCTGTGGGCAACGTCGTCGGTAGTAATATTGCCAACGTCCTGCTCATCCTCGGACTGGCTGCACTGATCACACCATTGACGGTGTCGCAGCAGCTGATTCGGCTTGATGTGCCCCTGATGATTGCGGCTTCGATGGCCGTTGCGGTGATGGCCTGGGACGGCAATATCTCTCAGATGGAAGGGGCCGTGCTGTTTGCTGCTCTGATCTGGTACAACGTTTGGGTCGTACGGAAGAGTCGGCAGGAGAGTAAAGCCATCGAAGAAGAATATGCGAGGGAATTCGGCAGCGTTCCTCCGGATGGCGCGACGTCAAAGATGATCCTGACAAATGCCCTGCTACTGGTTGCAGGCCTGGTAATGCTCGTCGTCGGGGCCAACATGTTTGTATCGTCGGCGGTCACAATCGCACGGACACTGGGCGTTTCGGAGCTGGTGATTGGCCTGACTCTGGTGGCCGTTGGAACATCGTTGCCGGAAGTCGCAACTTCGCTGGTGGCGGCCTATCGAGGCGAACGAGATATCGCCGTCGGGAACGTTGTTGGTAGCAATCTGTTTAACATTCTGTGTGTGCTGGGATTAACAGGCACTTGCGTTAAGGGTGGCATTCCCATTCCGGAATCTGCAGTCACGTTTGATATTCCGGTGATGATCCTGGTGTCGCTCGCCTGCCTTCCTGTGTTTGTCGCCTTTCACCAGATCGCCCGCTGGGAAGGATTGTTATTCCTGCTGTACTACATCGCTTACAACGCCAACATCGCTCTAACAGCCATGAATTCACCCAAAGTGGAAGCGTTACATTTTGCGGTAATGTGGATTGCAGCGCCGATTACAGTAATCGCATTCATTCTGAACTACGGATTCCATCGCGCCACGAATCGCCCGCCGGATGCCCCACAGGAGTAG
- a CDS encoding SMP-30/gluconolactonase/LRE family protein yields the protein MNRFSGSLFSAGLAGVMLAVTGSSSTADDLASKIGPVGEVQRLHTNFGFTEGPAADGDGNLYFTDIPNNRIHKRDSRGRLTVFVEPSGHCNGLLVAGNRLLACEMDGRLKQYTLSDGSEVSLADKFNGERFNAPNDLVIDRTGGIYFTDPRFRAPEPWPQKKEAVYYRDAQGKITRLIEDRNAPNGVILSPDEKTLYVIPSMEEEMWAYEITSPGKLGEGRVFCKLKQPEGKSGTGGDGLTVDTEGNLYITTALGLQVFGPDGSAIGTIAFPEQPANVAFGGPNHSTLFVTARTSLYALEVKAKGHVFSGKQ from the coding sequence ATGAATCGTTTTTCCGGGAGTTTATTTTCCGCCGGGCTGGCGGGGGTCATGCTGGCCGTCACGGGTTCCTCGTCGACTGCGGATGACCTTGCTTCAAAAATCGGTCCAGTCGGCGAAGTGCAGCGTTTGCATACCAACTTCGGATTTACCGAAGGACCGGCGGCGGACGGAGACGGCAATCTCTACTTCACCGATATCCCCAACAATCGAATTCACAAACGAGACTCCAGGGGCAGGCTGACCGTGTTCGTAGAGCCATCTGGCCATTGCAATGGTTTGTTGGTTGCAGGAAATCGACTGCTGGCATGTGAGATGGATGGAAGACTGAAGCAATACACTCTGTCGGATGGAAGTGAGGTTTCGCTGGCAGATAAATTCAATGGTGAACGATTCAACGCCCCCAACGACCTTGTGATCGATCGAACCGGAGGGATCTATTTCACGGATCCTCGATTTCGGGCTCCGGAACCGTGGCCACAAAAAAAAGAAGCCGTTTATTACAGGGATGCTCAAGGCAAAATCACCCGTTTAATCGAGGACCGGAACGCACCGAACGGAGTGATCCTTTCTCCCGACGAGAAGACTCTATACGTCATTCCAAGTATGGAAGAAGAGATGTGGGCTTATGAAATCACATCTCCCGGCAAGCTCGGCGAGGGCCGGGTCTTCTGTAAGCTCAAACAGCCGGAAGGAAAGTCCGGAACGGGTGGGGACGGTCTGACGGTGGATACAGAAGGTAACCTTTACATAACGACGGCGCTTGGCCTTCAGGTCTTCGGCCCGGACGGCAGTGCTATCGGCACGATTGCATTTCCCGAACAACCAGCGAATGTTGCATTCGGAGGTCCGAATCATTCCACACTTTTCGTCACGGCCCGAACATCGCTTTACGCCCTGGAAGTTAAGGCCAAAGGACACGTCTTTTCCGGTAAGCAGTAG
- a CDS encoding GntP family permease, whose protein sequence is MASRFAGEFKIMLQAPTGLILVAGLVIVIGGILFVRLHAFAALILAALAVAAMTGTDAIVRSQLLSDSVELNLVALESFSEDETRETAAPIVSTTRKISSAETFRPLPSRGWQADQYRDAQWILRPVEAPNGSSDALHFYELISSDDSSPVQNTAIPFPEESVSGSGASLRIAPTAKFTSAEKLSAQSPIARVTDAFGNAAGKLAILIVAASMIGFCMLESGSADKIVRSAMSLMGERAAPVAFSFSSFLLGIPVFFDTVFLLMIPLARSLFYRTRKNYLLYVLAIVVGATMSHSLVPPTPGPLMIAEQFQVPVTSMIYGGIIVGAFASTCGLLFAFWANRKWELLPPQVDDGTTRQHDPSEDADTSALPSDATTDRRIPSLVESLLPVILPVALMALGTAIRTNDAGDAAIFVFTLPKQILPVLLAVCERNTALILGATIATSTYVRMRQPSRQQLSRGMQASVSSAGTIILVTAAGSAFGKMMQQTSVAELLQQIPAASPVSIVVAAFLVTTAVRTAQGSATVAMMTAAGVFGGLVTSGAAGVAPLYVALAVGCGSKPFSWMNDSGFLVITRMSGMDERQGLRFVTTVMAVAGFGGLLAVILGVCFFPNI, encoded by the coding sequence ATGGCTTCCCGTTTCGCAGGAGAATTCAAAATAATGCTGCAGGCTCCAACCGGCCTCATTCTTGTCGCAGGGCTTGTTATCGTGATCGGTGGCATCCTGTTTGTTCGCCTGCATGCATTTGCAGCGTTGATTCTGGCGGCATTGGCGGTGGCCGCAATGACGGGCACAGACGCAATAGTCCGCTCGCAGCTGTTGAGTGACAGCGTCGAGCTGAACTTAGTTGCACTGGAATCATTCTCTGAGGATGAAACGAGGGAGACTGCTGCTCCGATCGTCTCCACAACCCGAAAGATTTCCTCAGCAGAAACTTTTCGTCCCCTGCCATCCCGAGGATGGCAGGCTGATCAATATCGCGACGCTCAGTGGATCCTGCGACCGGTTGAGGCACCAAACGGATCGTCCGATGCTCTGCACTTCTACGAATTGATCAGTTCTGATGACTCTTCCCCCGTTCAGAATACCGCCATCCCGTTTCCCGAAGAATCGGTTTCTGGCTCCGGTGCGTCCCTGCGGATTGCTCCGACAGCGAAATTCACGTCAGCAGAGAAACTATCAGCGCAATCTCCGATCGCTCGGGTGACCGACGCTTTCGGAAATGCTGCAGGGAAACTTGCCATCCTGATCGTCGCCGCGTCCATGATTGGGTTCTGCATGCTGGAGAGTGGTTCGGCCGACAAGATCGTGCGGTCCGCGATGTCGCTCATGGGCGAGCGAGCAGCACCAGTCGCATTCAGTTTCAGCAGTTTTCTGCTTGGCATTCCGGTGTTCTTCGACACTGTGTTCCTGTTGATGATACCGCTCGCCCGGTCGCTCTTTTATCGCACTCGCAAGAACTACCTGCTTTATGTGCTGGCCATTGTTGTTGGAGCGACGATGTCCCATTCACTGGTGCCGCCAACCCCAGGCCCACTGATGATTGCCGAACAATTTCAGGTTCCCGTTACGTCAATGATCTACGGGGGAATCATTGTCGGGGCGTTTGCTTCGACATGTGGTCTGCTGTTTGCATTCTGGGCAAACCGAAAGTGGGAGCTGCTGCCACCGCAGGTGGACGACGGAACAACGCGTCAGCATGATCCATCAGAAGACGCAGACACGAGTGCGTTGCCCTCAGATGCAACGACAGACCGGAGAATCCCTTCACTCGTAGAATCACTTCTCCCCGTCATTCTTCCGGTGGCATTGATGGCATTGGGAACGGCGATTCGGACGAATGATGCGGGCGACGCCGCGATCTTCGTGTTTACTTTGCCCAAACAGATCCTGCCGGTTCTGCTGGCCGTTTGCGAACGCAATACAGCACTCATCCTCGGTGCGACGATTGCAACTTCAACCTATGTGCGAATGAGACAGCCATCGCGTCAGCAACTGTCAAGAGGCATGCAGGCGTCCGTCAGCAGCGCGGGCACAATTATCCTTGTGACTGCCGCTGGCAGTGCTTTTGGAAAGATGATGCAACAAACCTCCGTCGCAGAATTGCTTCAACAGATTCCTGCAGCGTCTCCCGTTTCCATTGTCGTAGCCGCGTTTCTGGTTACAACCGCTGTGAGAACAGCGCAGGGTTCGGCAACCGTGGCAATGATGACAGCAGCGGGCGTCTTTGGTGGCCTGGTAACATCAGGCGCCGCCGGCGTGGCTCCACTCTATGTGGCACTGGCTGTTGGCTGTGGATCAAAACCCTTCAGCTGGATGAATGACAGTGGGTTTCTGGTGATTACCAGGATGAGCGGCATGGACGAACGGCAGGGCCTGCGTTTTGTTACAACAGTGATGGCCGTCGCCGGATTCGGTGGATTGCTGGCGGTGATTCTTGGGGTCTGTTTTTTCCCAAACATTTGA
- a CDS encoding FAD-dependent oxidoreductase, with protein sequence MSEPAPGRHTGEFYNPVPPYQIPYGVIVPMEMQNLLVPTAVSSSHVGFCAIRLEPVWTSLGQAAGHAASLAVKNHRAVQNVDVDLLQRRLHDVGAATIYISDVRPGHPDFQAVQWWGIRGGLHGLAKSPEKPGQRGATLHGQYCMATPDHAAELHRPLDASTRQRWKVIARQSGILDEHLPKYEQLTRGEFIRAVYSAANTADNRRSGQQVGPNTTRPAFIVPRLNPRALDNSHAPGEVDNELLASKVVMNIATLSGIVVDDSEAVLEGDWQYSTHTPPFVGRSYLHDMNAGKGEKSITYTPTIPEAGVYEVRVSHCCNIRRSTNTLITIRHADGDTSVRINQQETPEYGGLFKSLGTFRFESGRSGWVRVSTEGTDGKYVIADAVQWLPVSQENSK encoded by the coding sequence ATGTCGGAACCCGCACCCGGCCGACACACCGGTGAGTTTTATAATCCTGTTCCACCATACCAGATTCCTTATGGCGTGATCGTTCCAATGGAGATGCAGAATCTTCTCGTGCCGACGGCGGTGAGTTCGTCGCACGTCGGCTTCTGCGCTATTCGTCTCGAACCTGTCTGGACTTCGCTGGGACAGGCAGCCGGGCATGCTGCATCCCTGGCGGTGAAGAATCATCGTGCAGTCCAGAACGTAGATGTTGATCTGCTGCAGCGGCGGTTGCACGATGTCGGGGCAGCAACCATTTATATCAGCGACGTACGACCCGGACATCCGGATTTTCAGGCCGTACAGTGGTGGGGAATCAGAGGAGGGCTCCACGGGTTGGCGAAATCACCAGAGAAGCCAGGGCAACGCGGGGCCACGCTGCACGGACAGTACTGCATGGCAACACCTGATCACGCAGCAGAACTGCATCGCCCCCTGGATGCGTCGACTCGCCAGCGCTGGAAAGTCATTGCCCGGCAATCGGGCATCTTGGACGAACATCTTCCAAAATACGAGCAACTCACGCGGGGCGAATTCATTCGAGCCGTCTATTCCGCAGCCAACACCGCAGACAACCGGCGGTCAGGTCAGCAAGTCGGTCCGAACACAACGCGTCCTGCATTCATTGTTCCAAGACTGAATCCGAGAGCTCTCGACAATTCCCACGCACCGGGGGAAGTTGATAACGAATTACTGGCCTCGAAAGTTGTCATGAATATCGCGACTCTTTCTGGAATTGTGGTGGACGATTCGGAAGCAGTTCTCGAGGGAGACTGGCAGTACTCAACTCACACGCCCCCTTTTGTCGGTCGTAGTTATCTGCACGACATGAATGCCGGGAAGGGTGAAAAGTCGATTACGTACACACCCACCATTCCGGAAGCCGGTGTCTACGAGGTTCGCGTTTCACATTGCTGTAATATTCGTCGGTCGACCAATACGCTCATCACAATTCGACATGCAGACGGCGACACCAGTGTTCGCATCAATCAGCAGGAGACACCGGAATACGGGGGCCTCTTCAAGTCATTGGGAACATTTCGATTCGAAAGTGGCCGATCTGGCTGGGTTCGTGTGTCGACTGAAGGCACAGATGGAAAATATGTGATTGCGGATGCCGTGCAATGGCTTCCCGTTTCGCAGGAGAATTCAAAATAA
- a CDS encoding FAD-dependent oxidoreductase, producing the protein MKVIPIFPCRNSAQLLLSIILFASSLSSAKGSERFDVIVYSATPGGIAAAIAAASDGCSVLLAEPTHRIGGLVTSGLSHTDFHSRESLSGSFLDFANRVEQHYRDAFGPESQQVKDCFGGAFGEPKVNLLIYQQMLNEHPAIRLVTNRRLKSLELSADGHLIKSVCLSGENEEHHFHCSVAIDASYEGDLMAAAGVPWRVGREGRMEYGEALAPEEPDDQLQAYNFRFIMTKDPSNRVTPKMPEGYDRNNFVGVIPALQSGAITRVFDYPSRCIFKAQTPPLPNGKYDINDVSRNVVRLSLPGQNLGWPNGSLEERTQIFHTHLTDQAGLLYFLQNDAAVPERFQTEAREWGWCRDEFEDSDHLPPQLYIREARRMIGQHVYVQKDSEYMTGDARAKLHMDSIAMADYGNNCHGTAHVGTRTRPTHR; encoded by the coding sequence ATGAAAGTCATTCCCATTTTTCCATGTCGAAACTCAGCTCAACTTTTGCTTTCGATAATCCTGTTCGCTTCGTCACTTTCATCAGCAAAGGGCAGCGAACGGTTCGATGTCATTGTTTATTCGGCGACGCCCGGCGGAATTGCGGCAGCAATCGCAGCTGCTTCAGACGGTTGCAGTGTCTTACTGGCTGAACCAACGCACCGAATCGGTGGTCTCGTAACAAGTGGCCTGTCTCATACCGATTTCCATTCCCGCGAGAGCCTGAGCGGTTCGTTTCTGGATTTCGCAAATCGTGTCGAACAGCATTATCGGGACGCGTTCGGACCTGAATCACAGCAGGTAAAAGACTGTTTTGGAGGAGCCTTCGGTGAGCCGAAAGTGAACCTGCTGATCTACCAGCAGATGCTCAATGAGCACCCTGCAATCCGTCTTGTGACGAACCGGAGATTGAAGTCTTTAGAACTCTCTGCCGACGGTCATCTGATCAAATCTGTCTGTTTATCGGGAGAGAATGAAGAGCATCACTTCCATTGCAGTGTTGCCATTGATGCGTCGTACGAAGGCGACCTGATGGCCGCAGCAGGAGTTCCATGGCGAGTAGGGCGAGAAGGCCGTATGGAATATGGAGAAGCACTCGCCCCCGAAGAACCAGACGACCAGCTGCAGGCGTACAATTTCCGTTTCATCATGACGAAGGATCCATCGAATCGGGTCACTCCAAAGATGCCGGAAGGATACGACAGAAACAACTTTGTGGGTGTGATCCCGGCACTGCAGTCTGGCGCGATTACCAGGGTCTTTGATTATCCATCGCGATGCATCTTCAAAGCCCAGACTCCACCGCTGCCCAATGGAAAGTATGACATCAACGATGTTTCCCGAAACGTTGTTCGACTGTCACTCCCCGGCCAGAACCTGGGATGGCCAAACGGAAGTCTCGAAGAGCGGACGCAGATCTTTCATACTCATCTGACGGACCAGGCAGGCCTTCTGTATTTTCTGCAAAACGATGCCGCGGTTCCTGAACGGTTTCAGACAGAAGCACGAGAATGGGGATGGTGTCGAGACGAATTCGAAGATTCAGACCACCTGCCGCCGCAGCTTTACATTCGCGAAGCACGGCGTATGATCGGGCAACATGTTTACGTCCAGAAAGACAGTGAATACATGACTGGCGATGCTCGAGCGAAACTGCACATGGACAGTATCGCTATGGCAGATTACGGCAACAATTGTCACGGCACTGCCCATGTCGGAACCCGCACCCGGCCGACACACCGGTGA
- a CDS encoding dihydroorotate dehydrogenase electron transfer subunit, translated as MTPTDCSQNDSCENQLPGMVPHALQCDGEVISVRRLATETWAVKIRVPSLARRITPGQFFMVRPPHGTDPLLGRPFALFDIFEDENGNADGVEFGFVRVGKMTSLMSQWQPGDSVQIWGPLGNGFPLPACRHLVMVAGGIGQTPFLGVAREALGLATYGDESRQLRQKPESVTLCYGVRSEEYLAGLEEFRLPGLSTLISTDDGSHGHHGFVTDLLREQLAVRFRSLRQMWRRTSMFIAAGPNR; from the coding sequence ATGACACCCACTGACTGCTCACAGAATGATTCATGTGAAAATCAACTTCCCGGAATGGTGCCGCACGCACTGCAATGTGACGGCGAGGTGATTTCGGTTCGCAGGTTGGCCACAGAAACCTGGGCTGTAAAGATCAGGGTGCCATCGCTGGCTCGGCGAATTACGCCCGGCCAGTTTTTCATGGTGCGTCCGCCCCATGGAACGGATCCTCTGCTGGGGCGACCCTTCGCTTTGTTCGACATATTCGAAGACGAAAACGGGAATGCCGACGGCGTGGAGTTCGGCTTTGTGCGCGTTGGCAAAATGACATCTTTGATGAGCCAGTGGCAGCCGGGTGATTCGGTTCAGATCTGGGGGCCACTTGGAAACGGATTTCCTCTGCCAGCGTGCCGACATCTGGTGATGGTTGCGGGCGGAATCGGGCAAACACCATTTCTTGGCGTGGCACGCGAAGCTCTGGGATTGGCAACATACGGAGACGAAAGCCGGCAGTTACGGCAAAAACCAGAATCGGTGACGTTGTGCTATGGTGTTCGATCAGAGGAATATCTGGCGGGCCTGGAAGAATTTCGATTGCCCGGTTTGTCAACTTTGATCTCAACGGACGATGGAAGCCACGGCCATCACGGATTCGTCACAGACTTGCTGCGAGAACAGTTGGCCGTGCGCTTCAGGAGTCTCCGACAGATGTGGCGTCGCACGTCCATGTTTATTGCTGCGGGCCCGAACCGATGA